Proteins encoded within one genomic window of Terriglobia bacterium:
- a CDS encoding helix-turn-helix domain-containing protein: MSAGRPPEGPKHADHLDGDNETKRRLRVVLETLSGERSVESACEELGVSPSRFHELRREALQAALDGLAPGASGRPKRKGPEGDSQRLEALERENEDLRFELQAAFVRTEIALAMPHVLTRKARADIKKKARQARRRLRQGSGEPGSGT, translated from the coding sequence ATGAGCGCAGGACGACCTCCTGAGGGCCCGAAGCACGCGGACCATCTCGACGGGGACAACGAGACGAAGCGAAGGCTCAGGGTCGTGCTCGAGACGTTGTCGGGCGAGCGGAGCGTCGAGTCCGCGTGCGAGGAGCTCGGCGTGAGTCCGTCGCGGTTTCACGAGCTGCGGCGGGAGGCCCTGCAGGCGGCGCTCGACGGTCTGGCACCGGGAGCGTCGGGGCGACCCAAGCGGAAGGGTCCCGAGGGGGACTCCCAGCGCCTCGAGGCCCTCGAGCGCGAGAACGAGGATCTGAGATTCGAGCTGCAGGCGGCCTTCGTGCGGACGGAGATCGCGCTGGCGATGCCGCACGTGCTCACGCGGAAAGCGCGAGCGGACATCAAAAAAAAAGCACGGCAGGCGCGCCGCCGATTGCGGCAAGGATCCGGCGAGCCTGGGAGCGGCACATGA